Proteins encoded by one window of Pseudonocardia alni:
- a CDS encoding Gfo/Idh/MocA family protein, whose product MTVKWGIIGPGRIADAVAPDFAHVPGAELVAVASRSAERGADFARRHGVDRVHTGYRAILDDPDVDVLYVATPHPQHRAIALAAIEAGKALMIEKAFTVSSVATREIAAAARNRGVFVMEAMWTRFFPAVVRLRELVAEGAIGEVRSVQADLGVRNRSGADDRFFSPELGGGALFDLGVYVVSFAQMLLGSPGTVAASGALTPSGVDLEESILLGWPDGRSAALQVSLQCAMPGSARVIGTEGWIEVPPRFHHPDRIVVRRHGADPEEIVLPATGRGYAHEIEEVTRRVAAGETESPVMPLADTVAVQDVMAAVADRVGMVPEEGPADLR is encoded by the coding sequence ATGACCGTGAAGTGGGGAATCATCGGGCCCGGCCGCATCGCCGACGCCGTCGCACCGGACTTCGCGCACGTGCCCGGCGCCGAGCTCGTCGCCGTCGCGTCGCGTTCCGCGGAACGCGGTGCCGACTTCGCCCGCCGGCACGGCGTCGACCGGGTGCACACCGGCTACCGCGCGATCCTCGACGACCCGGACGTCGACGTCCTCTACGTCGCCACCCCGCACCCGCAGCACCGCGCGATCGCGCTGGCCGCGATCGAGGCGGGCAAGGCCCTGATGATCGAGAAGGCGTTCACGGTCAGCTCCGTCGCGACCCGCGAGATCGCCGCGGCCGCCCGCAACCGCGGCGTGTTCGTGATGGAGGCGATGTGGACGCGGTTCTTCCCGGCCGTCGTCCGGCTGCGCGAGCTCGTCGCCGAGGGCGCGATCGGGGAGGTCCGCTCCGTGCAGGCCGATCTCGGCGTGCGCAACCGCTCCGGGGCCGACGACCGGTTCTTCTCCCCGGAGCTCGGCGGCGGCGCCCTGTTCGACCTCGGCGTCTACGTGGTCTCCTTCGCCCAGATGCTGCTCGGCAGTCCGGGCACGGTCGCGGCGAGCGGTGCGCTGACGCCGTCCGGTGTGGACCTGGAGGAGTCGATCCTGCTCGGCTGGCCCGACGGCCGCAGCGCCGCACTGCAGGTCAGCCTGCAGTGCGCGATGCCCGGCTCGGCCCGGGTGATCGGCACCGAGGGCTGGATCGAGGTGCCGCCGCGCTTCCACCACCCGGACCGGATCGTGGTGCGCCGGCACGGCGCCGACCCCGAGGAGATCGTGCTGCCGGCCACCGGGCGCGGCTACGCGCACGAGATCGAGGAGGTGACCCGCCGGGTCGCGGCGGGAGAGACGGAGAGCCCGGTCATGCCGCTCGCGGACACCGTCGCCGTCCAGGACGTCATGGCCGCCGTCGCCGACCGGGTCGGGATGGTCCCGGAGGAGGGACCGGCGGATCTCAGGTGA
- a CDS encoding peptide MFS transporter has translation MSDTTTNPQRRERTFLGHPVQLATLFGVEMFERFSFYGMQAILLYYMYYEVTAGGLGYDQGVAAGVVGAYGGTVYLSTILAAWLGDRLFGPEHVLFGSAVAVMAGHIALALLPGGAGLACGLVLVALGSGGIKANASTIVAMLYGEGDDRRDAGFSIFYLGVNIGALLGQILTPVVQTRAESFHIGFGLAALGMAIGLAQYAFFRRSLPAEGKLPPNPLPASQRTRAGLIGAAVVVVLLVLTVTGVITAGRLDYIVTGVVAVATIAYFSVMLTSSRVNRVERRRVLAFLPMWIASAVFWAIFQQIFTVLTIYADERLNRSVFGLFEIPAGSVQAIEPLFVVLLAGVFAAVWTKLGPRQPASPAKMALGTIIIGVGFLLFVPLAGTGANGTPMLAVAGILLVFCIGELFTSPVGQSLSTKLAPAAFRTQMVALFFLSVSMGSVLAGVLADFYSEENEAAYFGITGAAAIVVGIGVLVLVPKLKVLMEGVR, from the coding sequence GTGTCCGACACCACGACCAACCCTCAGCGCCGGGAGAGGACCTTTCTCGGTCACCCCGTTCAGCTCGCGACGCTCTTCGGCGTCGAGATGTTCGAACGGTTCTCCTTCTACGGCATGCAGGCGATCCTGCTGTACTACATGTACTACGAGGTCACCGCCGGTGGCCTCGGCTACGACCAGGGAGTCGCGGCCGGAGTCGTCGGAGCCTACGGCGGAACCGTCTACCTCTCGACGATCCTCGCCGCGTGGCTCGGCGATCGGCTGTTCGGTCCGGAGCATGTCCTCTTCGGCAGCGCGGTGGCGGTCATGGCCGGGCACATCGCGCTGGCGCTCCTGCCGGGCGGAGCAGGGCTGGCCTGTGGTCTCGTCCTCGTCGCGCTCGGCAGCGGCGGGATCAAGGCGAACGCGTCGACGATCGTCGCGATGCTCTACGGCGAGGGTGACGACCGCCGCGACGCCGGGTTCTCGATCTTCTATCTGGGCGTCAACATCGGCGCTCTGCTCGGACAGATCCTCACCCCGGTCGTGCAGACCCGGGCGGAGAGCTTCCACATCGGGTTCGGTCTCGCCGCGCTCGGCATGGCGATCGGTCTGGCCCAGTACGCGTTCTTCCGCCGGAGCCTTCCGGCGGAGGGCAAGCTCCCGCCCAACCCGCTCCCGGCCTCGCAGCGGACCCGCGCCGGGCTGATCGGCGCGGCCGTCGTCGTCGTGCTGCTGGTCCTCACGGTCACCGGGGTGATCACGGCGGGTCGCCTGGACTACATCGTCACCGGGGTCGTCGCGGTCGCCACGATCGCCTACTTCTCCGTGATGCTGACCAGCTCCAGGGTGAACCGGGTCGAGCGCCGCCGTGTGCTGGCCTTCCTGCCGATGTGGATCGCCAGCGCTGTCTTCTGGGCGATCTTCCAGCAGATCTTCACCGTACTGACGATCTACGCGGACGAACGACTGAACCGCTCGGTATTCGGTCTGTTCGAGATCCCGGCCGGCTCCGTCCAGGCGATCGAACCACTGTTCGTCGTGCTGCTGGCCGGAGTGTTCGCCGCGGTGTGGACCAAGCTCGGCCCGCGTCAGCCGGCGTCGCCGGCGAAGATGGCGCTCGGCACGATCATCATCGGTGTCGGCTTCCTGTTGTTCGTGCCACTGGCCGGTACCGGGGCCAACGGCACCCCGATGCTGGCCGTCGCCGGGATCCTGCTGGTGTTCTGCATCGGAGAGCTCTTCACCTCTCCAGTCGGTCAATCGCTGTCGACGAAGCTGGCTCCGGCCGCGTTCCGCACCCAGATGGTGGCCCTGTTCTTCCTGTCGGTCTCGATGGGATCGGTGCTCGCCGGAGTCCTGGCCGACTTCTACAGCGAGGAGAACGAAGCCGCGTACTTCGGCATCACCGGGGCCGCTGCGATCGTCGTCGGCATCGGGGTGCTCGTGCTCGTGCCGAAGCTGAAGGTCCTGATGGAGGGCGTCCGCTAG
- a CDS encoding NmrA family NAD(P)-binding protein: protein MITVLGATGNVGSQVVRELTAAGVDVRAVARRPAVAAPGVRPWPGDLGDRAFLRRAFDGAAAAFVLLPFDVTGPDHAAHQARLGESVVAALRDAAVTRVVALSSLGAEVPGGPGLAATGYLGSLHDQEARLATLDAHVTRVRPGLFLESFLWSADAMRAHGVHADSVDPDVALPMVATRDVGRAAAAALLDPDAPDVVEVQGAADRTVPDVVAALGPALGLPDLAYVRVPDGEMERLLRGAGLSADGARLHVAMNRAFNEGRVRAHGPRGAADGVLTVEEWAAGVAG from the coding sequence ATGATCACCGTGCTGGGTGCGACCGGGAACGTGGGATCGCAGGTCGTCCGGGAGCTGACCGCGGCCGGGGTGGACGTCCGCGCCGTCGCGCGCCGCCCGGCCGTCGCCGCGCCGGGCGTGCGGCCGTGGCCCGGCGACCTGGGCGACCGGGCGTTCCTGCGCCGGGCGTTCGACGGCGCGGCCGCCGCGTTCGTCCTGCTGCCGTTCGACGTCACCGGACCCGACCACGCCGCTCACCAGGCCCGGCTCGGGGAGTCGGTCGTCGCCGCGCTGCGGGACGCGGCCGTGACCCGGGTCGTCGCGCTGAGCTCGCTCGGGGCGGAGGTCCCGGGCGGCCCCGGCCTCGCCGCGACCGGGTACCTGGGCAGCCTGCACGACCAGGAGGCCCGGCTGGCGACGCTCGACGCGCACGTCACCCGGGTCCGGCCGGGCCTGTTCCTGGAGTCGTTCCTGTGGTCGGCCGACGCCATGCGGGCGCACGGGGTGCACGCCGACTCGGTCGACCCGGACGTCGCGCTGCCGATGGTCGCCACCCGCGACGTCGGCCGGGCCGCCGCCGCGGCCCTGCTCGACCCGGACGCACCGGACGTCGTGGAGGTGCAGGGTGCGGCGGACCGGACGGTGCCCGACGTCGTCGCCGCGCTCGGGCCCGCGTTGGGCCTGCCGGACCTGGCCTACGTGCGCGTCCCGGACGGGGAGATGGAGCGGCTGCTGCGCGGGGCCGGACTGTCCGCCGACGGGGCGCGGCTGCACGTCGCGATGAACCGGGCGTTCAACGAGGGCCGGGTCCGGGCGCACGGCCCGCGGGGCGCCGCCGACGGCGTGCTGACCGTCGAGGAGTGGGCGGCGGGGGTGGCGGGATGA
- a CDS encoding anthrone oxygenase family protein: MTGVLDGAALTGAGLLGGVYLAFSVAVLPALRRRPAAEAVTVMRGVNRVIVNPVFGTLFAGTALLAGAVTVAGALGGQPLRIAGGVAVLAGFAVTAAVNIPLNNALERDGDWAAFAPRWSVANHLRGAFSALGVVLLLP; this comes from the coding sequence ATGACCGGCGTCCTCGACGGAGCCGCTCTCACCGGGGCGGGCCTGCTCGGCGGGGTCTACCTGGCGTTCTCGGTCGCAGTGCTCCCCGCCCTGCGTCGTCGCCCCGCCGCGGAGGCGGTCACGGTGATGCGCGGGGTGAACCGGGTGATCGTGAACCCGGTGTTCGGGACACTGTTCGCCGGCACCGCACTGCTCGCCGGCGCGGTGACGGTGGCCGGGGCACTCGGCGGGCAGCCCCTGCGGATCGCGGGCGGGGTCGCGGTGCTGGCCGGCTTCGCCGTGACCGCCGCGGTGAACATCCCGCTCAACAACGCCCTGGAGCGCGACGGCGACTGGGCCGCGTTCGCCCCGCGGTGGAGCGTCGCGAACCACCTCCGGGGGGCGTTCTCGGCACTCGGTGTGGTCCTGCTGCTGCCCTGA
- a CDS encoding AraC family transcriptional regulator has protein sequence MSTAPPFPAADPLGEALHVLRMDGVFYCRSELGEPWGMTLPPTPGCLWFHVVTSGGCRLTVDGAGGRDGAGDGADRELRPGELVVVPRGTGHALRSAPGVSAPDIRSIPHPMLDGRYALLRHGGDGPVTRMVCGAVRFSHPAAGDLVASLPDLVRVEPSPIGDRVQDTLRLLAEEVEHGGPGSDAVITRLADVLVLQAVRGRLQADAATRTGWLGALADDRIGRALAAVHREPERDWTVAALAATAAMSRSAFSARFTELVGESAMGYVTRWRMHAAAEFLSGGSGTVAQAAHRFGYRSEAAFARAFSRVVGEPAGRVRRHGLAGTADALAAFRS, from the coding sequence GTGTCCACCGCCCCTCCGTTCCCGGCCGCCGACCCGCTCGGGGAGGCGCTGCACGTGCTGCGGATGGACGGCGTCTTCTACTGCCGCTCCGAGCTCGGCGAGCCGTGGGGGATGACGCTGCCGCCGACGCCGGGCTGCCTCTGGTTCCACGTCGTCACCTCCGGCGGGTGCCGGCTCACCGTCGACGGCGCCGGCGGCCGGGACGGGGCCGGGGACGGAGCCGACCGCGAGCTGCGCCCCGGCGAGCTCGTCGTCGTGCCGCGGGGGACCGGGCACGCGCTGCGCAGTGCGCCCGGTGTGTCCGCCCCGGACATCCGGTCGATCCCGCACCCGATGCTCGACGGGCGCTACGCCCTGCTCCGGCACGGCGGCGACGGTCCGGTGACCCGGATGGTGTGCGGCGCGGTCCGGTTCTCCCACCCCGCCGCGGGCGACCTCGTCGCGAGCCTGCCCGACCTCGTCCGGGTCGAGCCGTCCCCGATCGGGGACCGGGTGCAGGACACGCTGCGGCTGCTGGCCGAGGAGGTCGAGCACGGCGGCCCCGGCAGCGACGCGGTGATCACCCGGCTGGCCGACGTGCTGGTCCTGCAGGCGGTGCGCGGCCGGCTGCAGGCCGACGCGGCCACCCGTACCGGCTGGCTCGGCGCGCTCGCCGACGACCGGATCGGCCGCGCGCTCGCCGCGGTGCACCGCGAGCCGGAGCGGGACTGGACCGTCGCCGCGCTCGCCGCGACGGCGGCCATGTCGCGGTCGGCGTTCTCCGCCCGGTTCACCGAACTCGTCGGCGAGTCCGCGATGGGCTATGTGACCCGGTGGCGGATGCACGCCGCCGCCGAGTTCCTGTCAGGGGGGAGTGGGACGGTGGCGCAGGCGGCCCACCGGTTCGGTTACCGGTCCGAGGCGGCGTTCGCACGGGCCTTCTCGCGGGTCGTCGGGGAGCCCGCCGGACGGGTGCGCCGGCACGGGCTCGCGGGCACGGCCGACGCCCTCGCCGCCTTCCGGAGCTGA